Below is a genomic region from Pempheris klunzingeri isolate RE-2024b unplaced genomic scaffold, fPemKlu1.hap1 Scaffold_105, whole genome shotgun sequence.
ATgtcggtaaaaaaaaaaaaagtaacccACTTGCACAGAATATATAACCCAggcttttcatattttcattttagagaGGACTATTTTATAACttattaaatcttttttttaaagtgatgatgatgttttagtGAGCAAATCTGGCCATTTAAGAGGATTTTAAGTCAACATGCAGGTTGGCAGTAGACTGGCATGAACtcaccagcagaactgtgttcACTGAGTTTAATGTTGATGCATAAAGCACTGCTTTAATATCCACTTGTTCCATTTGTTTCACAGGCCTCTGGGGTTGCCCTCATCACTATCGGAGCACTGCAGTACTCAACCTACTCAAATTTGGCCACTTTTGCAGGGAGAGGCCTGTTTAAGATCGCTATAGTCCTCATCGCAGTCGGCGTCACCATAGCCTTCATCTCCCTCATGGGCCACGTTGGAGCATTCATCAATAATTCTTCTATGGTGGCTTGTGTAAGTAACATAATGCTCCATAATGAGTTTGAGGTGGTTTCTTTATAGTATTCATTAAGAACGTGCCTGTGGGACAGTCTTGGGAGGGTGTTGGATGTCAGTAGTTTGGTTCTGGATTTTTGTGGAGCagattaaatgaataaaatgttctaGGATGGTCACCAGAGATGTTTCAATAGATATGCAAATTTCCTCATTTTGCAACAGAGAAGTGATTATGACTCAGGAGGCTTGTTGTAAGGTTTTTGTTCAAGGGATACATGACTGACCTCTAACGCTGCTCACCTTGTTTCTTCATAAAATAGTTCATCTGTCTGCTGATACTGATAATCCTTATGGAGATAGTCGCAGGAGCTGCTCTTTACATGTTCCGCAGCGGGGTGAGACACTTAAGTCCTGGCCTGAAGAAATGATCGTGATCCAAACGCTACCAATACTTGAAAATGattcaaataaatgaatctCATCATCTCTGTAGACTTCCCTCCTACAGATGAACAGTGCTATCAACACCAAAGCACGCGGGATGATCTATGAGTACAGTCAGGAGAACAGACACGCCATCAACAGGATTCAGGAAAAGGTGACATGCAGAGATTTATGCTTTGTATCTGCAAGAGGCGCTTGATAGACTGGAGAGAATGTATAGTACGTGATAATGTGCAGGGCCGAATAACACACTAGAAGGCACAATAGAAACTGAAATGATAGAGTCTTAAaacttttttgattttaaaagtaGAACAACaactataattaaaaaaaaaaaaaaaaagggcgaCTTTAAAGGACAAATACATGATTTTTCAATTCAGTCTTAGTTTTTGGTCCCTTCTGTCTTTACTGGCCATGAAGAGATGTCTTCCTGATATAGAATAATgtaaaagatgaggaaaaaatcCACTGGATTCATTGGATTTTACAGTGCACCATGTACAGACAGatcaacaaacagcagaggcagcagcagagcgtTCTGTGTGATCTTCATGTTTTATAAACCGTGTTACAGTTCAGCTGCTGCGGTGCGGACAGCTACACAGACTGGTCCAGGAGTGTGGGCTGGGAAAACCACGACGCCCTGCCAGATTCCTGCTGCGTGGTGAGGAGTGAGGGTTGCGGACAGAACATGGAGAAAGTACACAAAAAGGTCTGCTGGGAAATCTCACTTCAAGTTGCCACTCATTACATCTGATCTCTGATGGCACAGTGTTTTATGACCGCACACTCCTCCTCAGGGTTGTATCTGGGCCATCAAGCTCTTCCTGCTGAGGAACCTGGTGTGGGTCGGTGCTGTTTGCATTGCCCTCGGAGTCACAGAGGTAAACTTGTCTCATGTATGAGaatttaatgtaaaagaaaaaaaaacatgttattctGTCATGGGCCtgttaaatgtgaaatgtaaaggTGCTGTAGGTtgttcccctctctctgccatCAAGTAGTTTAGTTCAATCGACTACTTAATGATCAAAAAGGCCAAAAGGCTAATTGTTTTCCGTTGTGATTGGcaagaattcaaaattttaCCTTTGAGTGGTTTGATAGAATTAGAAATGCCTTAAATATATCTTTAGAAAAACACATGTAACTCCCtgtatgatttattttaaacactTATTTATATGCACTTTCCAGCAATTTGCATAAGAAAATGTTCATGTAAGCAAGGGCATTGCAGACATTTGAAAAGTGAGTGGAGGATGACATGAATGATAATCAAGCCTATCTCATCCTGTTTGCCTCCGGTAGAGAAATCCAGAATTAATTTGAGTTtacggagagagaaaaaaaccctttttGACCTGTTGTTGAGTTCATTTGCTGCCAGTAACTTCTAAGTAATATAACTTATAgcaacttttttcttttttttacaggtttttggagTGTTAATCGGCGTGTGCTTGTGTCTCAACATCAAACGAAAAAGCTATGAAAACCTCAGCTGATGCATCATCGTATGATCACATCCAATCACACAtcagtgacatttaaaataaaaaaaaaatctattttgtttgcttttccaGTTTATTCTTTCTAGACTATGCTTCATTGTTTCCAAACTGTCTGATTTCTAAAATGTGACATGTATGACAATGTAGTTCATCCGCTCATGTCATTGATATgtttgaaaaaactgaaaaatactcTCTTgctattttaatgtttgttatctgacatatatattttttgttttgtccactACTGTCTATAGCATTTAAAAAGCCCTGTTATGTGATAGTCTCATGTTTAGACAGCATGCCTACTCTGAgtattttcaataaatgtgtgaTACATTCTGGTTAAGTGGTCGTGTGGTTCAATTGCATATGAGCTAAGAACTTTTgaaaagattttcttttgtgatcattttgagtGAGGTTTGTGAGTTACAGATTTTCAGATGAGTTtaagatttctttttctattgAACCGGAAGGTCGACCACGGTGATGCAGCCCTGCAGACATTAAAACTCCTCTCGTCTAGTTTTAGAATCTGGTCTTCAAATTCAGTGTATCTCTACTTTTCAGCCAAACGgcattttttctcttctttccttttcacaGGTATCCAACCttttataaaagaaaatctattaaatgaaatataaaaacaaagaagaaagtATCAAGTAACACCCTTCCTTTTTTTACACACTGTATCCTAGCCtaaaacaatacatttgcaCTAACAAATGGACTTAATCAACCAACGCTGAGCAACGTAGTagtaaactacatttcccagaagccCTCTACAGGAAGTGCTTCCGCTCTCAAAAGTGGTCCGCCTGTAACAAAACTGCATGGAAAGTAACGTGAGCGCTGGCGACACAGAAAACTCgctgaaaaatataaatttaccAGCTACAGTGAGACTAAAATCGCAGGTAAAGATAAAGTGTTATTGTGGTATTATTTACAACCACTGTCGGTTTAAATATGCCTTTGTTGTTAACGTTTTCACCCGAGCTAACAGACTGTAGCGTTTAGCctacaaacacactgcagagttAACGGTAAACAAAAGTATAATTTACGCTGCGTTACTTAATTTGACACTAATGTACATAAATGATTAAACATGTATCTAAcgatgtgtgtgttaatgcattAACCGACAGTGGTGCAcattatgtttaatatttaagttATACTTAGTATAAATAGTCTCTCCTCGCTTATTTATCAAGCAGCATGTCAGAGGCTCTAAACCAGCGGATAAaggagctggaggcagagctTGAGAAGCTCAAGTCCCAGCTGAAGGAGAGGAGTGAAGCTGGAGACGACATGGAGAAAATGTCCAATCCACCTCCTAATGGAAACACCAACAGCAGTAAAAAGGGCAAGAAAGCAGGCAAAGAGCGACCGTTTGACTTCTCTGCTCACCCTCGGCGCCATGTTGCTCTGCGGCTGGCCTACCTGGGATGGGCCTACCAGGGGTTTGCAGTCCAGGAGAACACAGACAACACCGTGGAGGCCAGACTCTTTGAAGCTTTGCTAAAGACGCGCCTGATTCAGGACCGACAGACCTCCAGCTACCACCGCTGTGGTCGCACCGATAAAGGAGTCAGTGCCTTTTCTCAAGTGAGTTCACTGAGATTCAAAGTGTAaagtattgtgtgtattttactaatAGAAATCAGTCATGTCTGATGTCCGAAACGATATAACGGCTCACATGCTCCTCGTCTCCTCTCCACAGGTCATAACCATCGATCTGCGCTCCACACAGTTTTGTGAAGGACTCGGCATCACGCTCCCTGAAAATATTGATGTCAGTACCAAGAACAAGGCTGCTGGCTCTGAGCTTCCATATGTGAAGATGCTGAACAGAGTCCTGCCCCCGGACATCAGGATCCTGGACTGGGCACCAGCAGCAGACGGCTTCAGCGCACGGTTTGATTGTCAGTCCCGCACCTACCGGTACTACTTCCCCCGAGGATCCCTGGATGTGGCGTTGATGGCAGACGCTGCAAAAAGGTGGGTGAAGACGTAAAGTGATAAACACTGACGTCACCAACCTGAAATCATGGTTCTGATTTGAGGACTTCTTGGTGCCCAACAGATACGAAGGCACGCACGACTTTCGCAACCTGTGCAAAATGGATGTGGGCAATGGAGTCCTGCAGTTTGAGAGGAGCATCTTGTCGGCATCAGTCAAGCCTGTGCAGCCTCAGCACACCTCCAGAACAGACCAGTATGACCTCTTCGTGTTTGAAATCAAAGGGCTGGCTTTCCTTTATCATCAGGTATCAAGAGACACAAActcatgactttttttttatcgcAGTTTTACAGCTCTACTCAACAATAACTCGTTAATTTCAAACTATTGTATCCATATAAATTAGGCCTTTTTCAGTAATAATAGATCAATGCAAAGTTTCATTAACAGCGTGGCTTGTTCggatttttgtgttttagatATTCTTATGGAGCTAATGTCTCTCATTGCATtgaattgtgttttgtgtgcaggtGCGATGCATGATGGCAGTGCTTCTCCTGATAGGGCAGAAACTGGAGGCCCCAGAGATAATTAATCACCTCCTGGATGTTCAGAGTAATCCCAGGAAGCCCCAGTACAGGTGAACCAACTGCTGCTGAACTGATGTCTTTTTCCCAGTCGTCAAAATCAAATCAGAGTTTTCAAGTTCTCAAATCCCTACACAagtataaatagataaataaaaactcttCAGTGCAAGCAACAGTTGCACAACAGTTGCATCAGTGTGAATCGTTCTTTAACATTTCCCCTGTTGCCTCTAGCATGGCAGTAGACTACCCGCTGGTGCTGTACGACTGCCACTTTGAAGGTTTGAGCTGGAAGCAGGAGAGTGAAGAGGTGAACTACGCCCTGTCTGTGCTACAACAACACTGGACCCAGAGTGCAGTCAAGAGCCACGTCCTCCACGGGATGATCCAGGGTTTGGAGGCCATCGGTGAGATGTTCAGTTGGATGAACAGACCCTGACAAACCCTCATGTTTTCAACTTTTTAGTCTGTGATATTTCAACATAAATCtgattataataattataataacacTGATTTTGAAATAGACCTTATGAGTGAGATAATAATTCAGGCCAGGAATCTATCAGACCATAACAGGCTACGTATGCTGCAACTGTTATGCTGaaatatgttttactgtttactctTTTTTTCAAGCAGTATATCCTTTAGTTTTAAAtccaaactatttaaaaacagCCAAGTGTCTTCAATTTGATGATTTACCCAGTTGCACCTCTATAGGCTGCATGAGTAAATATTCATATGTAGAATTTTTGTGCTCTTTTtgggtgttttgttttgttcctggTGTTTCCTCAGAGCTTTAACTGTTGATAATCATGAAGCTCTGGTAGCTCTGAGTAACTGGAGTACCTCCAGTTACTCAGAGCTACCAGAGCTTCCATGTGACTATAAAGATAAGACTCAGTATCATAATCAGCAGGAATGATGTGGATTTTAGACACCACAAGGAGAAATAGTTTTAGCCTACCATGCCTTAAAGAGTGCTGTCTGtagagaacaaaaacaaaagtgtgctCTTGCATGTCACCATATATGTCACCATATATGACACCCGGGGTAtgattttcatgtattttcacCACATACTGCAAAGCTTAATTTGGTTATAAATGTCCTCAACACTGACAGACTCACAGCCTTATGCATCCTTTCAATATTCTACTGAATCCTAATCTATTGTACACATCAAAAGGCCAAGCGGGTATTGattgtttctcttctctccatccaCAGGTGGCGTTTCCTCCAAACATTGCTTGCTAATAGAGGGCAGCAGGCAGAAAAACTATCGGCCTCTGCTGGAGCGTCCGTGCTGCGAGAGCCTGGAGTCCAGGATAAACCATTTTGTCAAAAGGGGCAGGCTGGAGCGGGAGGAAGGGGAGAATGGAGGAGAAATGGTCCACAGAGGGAAGAGGTCCAAAAATTTCCACAATTCCCCCAGCCTGCCCGTTTCTTCAGAGTCgtcaaaacaaagcacagatCAAAATGCCAAAGATTAATGTTTTCTCACAGGAGAATGGACGTGCTAAGGTATATTTTATGGTAATTTTTGTTAATGTGAGAacattgtatttacattttatttcagaaaagaaaacattggatttaccttttttatttaagaaaacacagaatatacATCTTCATTTATGGTATATTTGTTTCGCtttgaaataaacatattttggaGAAAAGTGAGCCTGAGTTTGGTTTAGTGCACAGCTGTAGTAACTCAATTTGAACGGGAACATTAAAGTAGCTCGTCGGAACCAACGTGAAGTAGTAAGGAACGTGGGAGGATTTTTGAGGTGGCGCTTGACAAGCTAAGAAGCTACGTCGTTAGCAGTCAGTTTAGTTTCATGC
It encodes:
- the LOC139225239 gene encoding CD63 antigen-like, whose protein sequence is MCKFCSIKCWFIFFNALFLASGVALITIGALQYSTYSNLATFAGRGLFKIAIVLIAVGVTIAFISLMGHVGAFINNSSMVACFICLLILIILMEIVAGAALYMFRSGTSLLQMNSAINTKARGMIYEYSQENRHAINRIQEKFSCCGADSYTDWSRSVGWENHDALPDSCCVVRSEGCGQNMEKVHKKGCIWAIKLFLLRNLVWVGAVCIALGVTEVFGVLIGVCLCLNIKRKSYENLS
- the LOC139225246 gene encoding tRNA pseudouridine(38/39) synthase-like; this encodes MSEALNQRIKELEAELEKLKSQLKERSEAGDDMEKMSNPPPNGNTNSSKKGKKAGKERPFDFSAHPRRHVALRLAYLGWAYQGFAVQENTDNTVEARLFEALLKTRLIQDRQTSSYHRCGRTDKGVSAFSQVITIDLRSTQFCEGLGITLPENIDVSTKNKAAGSELPYVKMLNRVLPPDIRILDWAPAADGFSARFDCQSRTYRYYFPRGSLDVALMADAAKRYEGTHDFRNLCKMDVGNGVLQFERSILSASVKPVQPQHTSRTDQYDLFVFEIKGLAFLYHQVRCMMAVLLLIGQKLEAPEIINHLLDVQSNPRKPQYSMAVDYPLVLYDCHFEGLSWKQESEEVNYALSVLQQHWTQSAVKSHVLHGMIQGLEAIGGVSSKHCLLIEGSRQKNYRPLLERPCCESLESRINHFVKRGRLEREEGENGGEMVHRGKRSKNFHNSPSLPVSSESSKQSTDQNAKD